The sequence GTATTCCTGTAGCATATATCACGGGTTTTAAAGAATTTATGGGTATAGATTTTATAGTAAATCAAAGTGTATTAATTCCGCGGCCTGAAACCGAAATCCTGGTGGAGGCACTAATTCAACGGCTTAAAGGAGTAAAGAGCCCTAAAATTTTGGATATAGGAACCGGTAGTGGATGCATAGGTATAAGCCTTGCTTACTTCATAACTGATAGCTCTGTATATGCTACAGATATTTCATCTGATGCGCTGGCTGTTGCAAAGACCAATGCGCGTAGATTGGGTGTTGAAGATAGGGTGTTTTTTTATCAAGGAGATGTATATGATGCATTGCCTGACGAATATAAGGGCTATTTCGATGTTATTGTATCTAACCCGCCGTATATACCTTCTGTTGACATAAAAAATTTATCTAATGAAGTAAAAAGCGAACCCGCCCTAGCTCTTGATGGGGGAAAGGATGGTTTGCGCTTTTACAGAAAGATTATAGCAGGTGCCTTTGAGTATCTAAAAAAAGGTGGCTTATTGGCATTTGAAGTCGGGTATGATCAGGCACAAAAGGTAAAATCGATGATGATGTCATATTCTGTGGACATCATAAAGGACTTGGCGGGTATTGAGAGAGTAGTTATAGGGAGGCGAATTTCTTGACAAAACGGTTGATACAGATGTTTCTGGTTTTTTTCAAGATAGGAGCATTTACATTAGGCGGCGGTTACGCCATGGTACCGCTCATGAAAAAAGAGATTGCAGGCAAACGCAAGTGGCTTTCTGATGAAGAATTTGTGGATATCCTGGCGGTTGCTCAGTCGGCACCTGGACCTATTGCTATAAATACATCGGTATATGTGGGTTACAAAATGGGGGGCTTTATCGGCTCTATCGTTGCTACTTTAGGATCGACCCTTCCTTCTTTTATTACTATTTTATTGATTGCGATGTTTTTTACCACGATAAAAGATCAACCGCTGATAGAGGCTATTTTTAAGGGGATAAGGCCCGCTGTGGCAGCAATGATAGGTGCTTCCGTAATAACGCTGCTTAAATCGGCTAAAATAAAGAGTGGCGCGTTGACAGTTACATTTCTTGCAGCAGTGGCTATCATCGTTTTTAATTTACATCCGATACTTGTTATAATATTAGCTGCGCTGGGAGGTATATCAGCGATGGCTATTTCGGGAGGCGAAGAACGTGGCAGTACTGATTAAGATTTTGCTTTCGTTTATAAAGATAGGTGCATTCAGTTTTGGTGGCGGGTATGCGGTACTTGCCGTCATTCAAAAAGAAATAGTTAATGTGAATCATTGGTTATCAAACAAAGACTTTATAGATGTAGTGGCTATTTCTCAGGTGACGCCGGGTCCTATAGCGATAAATTCTGCAACTTATGTGGGGTACACCATAAAAGGTATTTTGGGTTCGACACTTGCTACACTAGGTGTGGTTTTACCTTCATTTGTCATTATTTTAATCATAGCCAGGTATTTTACTCGTTTTTCTGATAAACCTGCTGTTAAATGGATGTTTAAGGGGATAAGGCCTGCCAGCATTGGCCTTATAGCTGCGGCTGCCGTATCAGTTGCAGAAGGGTCGTTTATAGATGTATACAGCTGGTTGATATTTTTATTGGCATTTATACTTACATATAAAGATTTTGATCCTATTTTGCTTACTATAATTTCTGGCATTTTAGGAATTATATTTTATTACCAGCCTCTTCATGCATTGTTTAGATTATAAATCTGTAGGCTATCACACTTGTATTTTATGCAACATATACTGTAATGAATAATTCTCATGAGGAGGTATGGTTATGGATAAAGATCCTTTGACTGATACAGCTGCTGGTATGTCGCCTTATCAAATGCCAGCAATGTCTACTATAATGCCTGGAGCATCTTCTGGGGTTTCTGGAATGCCTGGTATGGCGCCTATATCCACGCTGCCGGGAATGCCTATGGTGCCAGGAACGGCACCTGTGCATGGAATGCCACCAGTCGCTATGCCTGGCATGATGCCGTTACCTGGAATGCCATATATG is a genomic window of Caldanaerobius fijiensis DSM 17918 containing:
- the prmC gene encoding peptide chain release factor N(5)-glutamine methyltransferase, which translates into the protein MKERQLSVHEAIIWGTGVLKEIGIQTSRLDAELLLSHVLKCERAHLIVINKEKLTHDDLVIYRRLIEDRRRGIPVAYITGFKEFMGIDFIVNQSVLIPRPETEILVEALIQRLKGVKSPKILDIGTGSGCIGISLAYFITDSSVYATDISSDALAVAKTNARRLGVEDRVFFYQGDVYDALPDEYKGYFDVIVSNPPYIPSVDIKNLSNEVKSEPALALDGGKDGLRFYRKIIAGAFEYLKKGGLLAFEVGYDQAQKVKSMMMSYSVDIIKDLAGIERVVIGRRIS
- a CDS encoding chromate transporter gives rise to the protein MTKRLIQMFLVFFKIGAFTLGGGYAMVPLMKKEIAGKRKWLSDEEFVDILAVAQSAPGPIAINTSVYVGYKMGGFIGSIVATLGSTLPSFITILLIAMFFTTIKDQPLIEAIFKGIRPAVAAMIGASVITLLKSAKIKSGALTVTFLAAVAIIVFNLHPILVIILAALGGISAMAISGGEERGSTD
- a CDS encoding chromate transporter, translated to MAVLIKILLSFIKIGAFSFGGGYAVLAVIQKEIVNVNHWLSNKDFIDVVAISQVTPGPIAINSATYVGYTIKGILGSTLATLGVVLPSFVIILIIARYFTRFSDKPAVKWMFKGIRPASIGLIAAAAVSVAEGSFIDVYSWLIFLLAFILTYKDFDPILLTIISGILGIIFYYQPLHALFRL